A DNA window from Halococcus hamelinensis 100A6 contains the following coding sequences:
- a CDS encoding FAD/NAD(P)-binding protein, with protein sequence MYEYVIIGGGIHGTYVANCLLNETGYSHADIRIVDPREELLGSFTSKARQCGMRSLRSPFVHHIDTEPFSLRSFAEGAERDGELVPTESHPNRPTLDVFLDHAGDTIERRCIERCHVRARATDVTEQQEGILVRTDDGDLTTRNVVLAIGLSGGRTYPHWTESLPDEVPVVHIWDDEFDPAVTTFDGKTFVVGGGITAAQVCCRLSGTADVTLLSRHSLESALTEADPRWMNWNHIEKEIHSLPPGSQARYDRIRDARNDATIPPYLKERLATARDRGDLNVRIGEIACAHASDDGLLFRFGDGTATTVGQVILATGFDPVPEHPLVSTIARSLSLERGTNGFPVLDDRTLAWRRTDGTNSSVYVSGALAEPTVGPFARNIIGARRAAERLLA encoded by the coding sequence AACTACTCGGCTCGTTCACGAGCAAGGCTCGCCAGTGCGGAATGCGGTCCCTCCGGTCCCCGTTCGTCCACCACATCGATACGGAGCCGTTTTCGCTCAGGTCGTTCGCCGAGGGGGCCGAGCGGGACGGTGAACTCGTCCCGACGGAGAGCCATCCGAACCGACCGACACTCGACGTCTTTCTCGACCACGCTGGGGATACCATTGAGCGCAGATGCATCGAGCGCTGTCACGTCCGGGCACGCGCGACCGACGTCACCGAACAGCAAGAAGGTATTCTGGTGCGAACGGATGATGGTGATCTCACGACCCGGAACGTGGTACTCGCCATCGGCCTCAGTGGTGGGCGGACCTACCCACACTGGACGGAGTCGCTTCCGGACGAGGTTCCGGTCGTCCACATCTGGGACGACGAGTTCGATCCGGCTGTAACGACGTTCGACGGGAAGACGTTCGTCGTTGGGGGCGGGATCACCGCTGCGCAAGTCTGTTGTCGACTGTCCGGGACCGCTGATGTCACACTCTTGTCTCGTCACTCGCTGGAGAGCGCGCTTACTGAGGCGGACCCGCGCTGGATGAACTGGAACCACATCGAAAAGGAGATACACTCGCTTCCACCGGGGTCACAGGCCCGCTACGACCGGATTCGGGACGCTCGCAACGATGCGACGATTCCACCGTACCTCAAAGAACGGCTGGCCACAGCCCGTGACCGAGGCGATCTAAACGTTCGTATCGGCGAAATAGCGTGTGCCCACGCGTCCGATGACGGCCTCCTCTTTCGGTTCGGCGATGGCACAGCAACGACCGTGGGACAGGTCATACTCGCCACCGGGTTCGATCCGGTGCCGGAGCATCCGCTGGTGAGTACTATCGCCCGGTCACTCTCGCTCGAACGCGGCACGAACGGGTTCCCCGTGCTCGACGACCGAACGCTCGCGTGGCGACGGACCGACGGCACGAATTCGAGCGTGTACGTCTCGGGTGCGCTCGCCGAGCCGACCGTCGGCCCGTTCGCCCGGAACATCATCGGCGCACGTCGAGCCGCCGAACGACTTCTCGCGTGA
- a CDS encoding GTP-binding protein yields the protein MSRETIPVTVLSGNLGAGKTTVLNNLLNTRTDLDVAVLVNDMGEVNVDAERVAEHSDISEEDEDLIELSNGCICCELRGDLLDALAKLAQAREFDYLVIESTGVAEPLPVAQTLTMGFDQSDLDPTEFYEETGIEVMDYYELDTTVTVVDAHQFWTTFDSTESLMDGDTEKELGSLLVEQIEFCDVLLLNKCDLVDEETLNEIEGMIEVLQPRAKVIRTEHGAVDPDEILDTGRFDFKEASQSAGWIRELKEPHASAEEEHGVTSFVFDSRRPFHPTRFAELLDEFPTSVVRSKGHFWLAGREEIALGVDVAGQSIRIAPAGEWIAALPKEEREVYFEADPQLAEAWDEQWGDRGTRLVLIGTDMDHDTLRGDLDAATLTDEEMNADWDAFEDRFPTFEVNEDAAEATEQEDQSADNGAEEVGLAD from the coding sequence ATGAGCAGAGAGACGATTCCCGTCACCGTGCTGAGCGGCAACCTCGGCGCGGGAAAAACGACCGTGCTGAACAACCTCCTAAACACGCGAACCGATCTCGATGTCGCGGTGCTCGTCAACGACATGGGCGAGGTGAACGTCGACGCCGAGCGGGTCGCCGAACACTCGGACATTTCGGAAGAGGACGAGGACCTGATCGAGCTCTCGAACGGCTGTATCTGTTGTGAGCTCCGCGGCGACCTCCTCGACGCGCTCGCGAAACTCGCCCAGGCACGCGAGTTCGACTACCTGGTCATCGAATCGACGGGCGTCGCCGAGCCGCTGCCGGTCGCACAGACGCTCACGATGGGGTTCGACCAGTCGGACCTCGACCCCACGGAGTTCTACGAGGAGACCGGTATCGAGGTGATGGACTACTACGAGCTCGACACGACCGTCACCGTCGTCGACGCCCACCAGTTCTGGACGACGTTCGACTCGACGGAGTCGCTGATGGATGGTGACACCGAAAAGGAGCTCGGGAGCCTCCTCGTCGAACAGATCGAGTTCTGTGACGTCCTCCTCTTGAACAAGTGCGACCTCGTGGACGAGGAGACGCTCAACGAGATCGAAGGGATGATCGAGGTGCTCCAGCCGCGCGCGAAGGTCATCCGAACGGAGCACGGTGCGGTCGATCCGGACGAGATCTTGGATACCGGCCGGTTCGACTTCAAGGAAGCGAGCCAGTCCGCCGGCTGGATACGGGAACTCAAGGAACCCCACGCGTCCGCCGAGGAGGAACACGGTGTCACCTCGTTCGTCTTCGACTCCCGACGGCCGTTCCATCCGACGCGGTTCGCGGAGCTGTTGGACGAATTTCCAACGAGTGTCGTCCGGTCGAAGGGCCACTTCTGGCTAGCGGGGCGTGAGGAGATAGCGTTGGGGGTGGACGTCGCCGGTCAATCCATCCGGATCGCCCCCGCCGGCGAGTGGATCGCGGCGCTTCCGAAGGAAGAACGCGAAGTCTACTTCGAGGCGGATCCACAATTGGCGGAAGCCTGGGACGAGCAGTGGGGTGACAGAGGCACCCGACTCGTTCTCATCGGTACCGACATGGACCACGATACGCTTCGCGGGGACCTCGACGCGGCCACCTTGACCGACGAGGAGATGAACGCGGACTGGGACGCCTTCGAGGACCGCTTCCCCACGTTCGAAGTCAACGAGGACGCCGCAGAGGCCACCGAACAGGAGGACCAATCGGCTGACAACGGTGCCGAGGAGGTCGGCCTCGCCGATTGA